A window of the Oscillospiraceae bacterium NTUH-002-81 genome harbors these coding sequences:
- a CDS encoding electron transfer flavoprotein subunit alpha/FixB family protein codes for MNIEEYKGVYVFAQQVDGVVGGIAFELVGEAKKLAKDLNEEVTAILIGSDIKGQADELGAYGADRVIVVDDPALKDYRTEPYTHAMASVIKKYKPEIVLIGATAIGRDLGPRLAARIHTGLTADCTKLDIGDFPLNPVPGKEQKHNQLLMTRPAFGGNTIATIACPDFRPQMATVRPGVMQKLPKDPSHKAIVEEYNPGFEENSNYVEILEIVKAVSDVVDIMDAKILVSGGRGVGSPENFAILQDLADVIGGTVSCSRAVVDAGWKPKDLQVGQTGKTVRPNLYFAIGISGAIQHLAGMEESDVIIAINKDETAPIFDVADYGVVGDLNKIVPLLTEKLKEYMAAKN; via the coding sequence ATGAATATCGAAGAATATAAGGGAGTATATGTGTTTGCCCAGCAGGTAGACGGAGTAGTAGGGGGCATCGCATTTGAGCTGGTCGGCGAGGCAAAGAAGCTTGCAAAAGACCTGAATGAGGAAGTAACCGCAATTCTGATCGGTTCCGACATCAAGGGACAGGCAGATGAGCTTGGCGCATACGGCGCAGACAGAGTCATCGTAGTAGATGATCCGGCACTGAAGGATTACCGTACAGAGCCTTATACACATGCAATGGCATCCGTGATCAAGAAATACAAACCTGAGATCGTGCTGATCGGTGCAACCGCAATCGGCCGTGACTTAGGTCCCCGTCTTGCTGCAAGAATCCACACCGGACTGACAGCAGACTGCACAAAGCTTGACATCGGCGATTTCCCGCTGAACCCGGTACCGGGCAAAGAGCAGAAGCACAACCAGCTGCTGATGACCCGTCCTGCATTCGGTGGAAACACCATCGCAACCATCGCTTGCCCGGATTTCCGTCCGCAGATGGCAACGGTTCGTCCTGGCGTTATGCAGAAGCTTCCGAAGGATCCTTCTCATAAGGCAATCGTAGAAGAGTACAATCCTGGATTCGAGGAGAACTCCAACTACGTAGAGATCCTTGAGATCGTAAAGGCAGTCAGCGATGTTGTAGATATCATGGACGCAAAGATCCTGGTATCCGGCGGCCGTGGCGTAGGAAGCCCGGAGAACTTTGCAATCCTGCAGGATCTGGCAGATGTGATTGGCGGAACCGTAAGCTGCTCCCGTGCAGTCGTAGATGCAGGCTGGAAGCCGAAGGATCTGCAGGTAGGCCAGACAGGTAAGACTGTACGCCCGAACCTGTACTTTGCAATCGGTATTTCCGGAGCAATCCAGCACCTGGCTGGTATGGAAGAGTCTGACGTGATCATCGCGATCAACAAGGACGAGACCGCTCCGATCTTCGACGTAGCAGACTACGGCGTTGTAGGCGACCTGAACAAGATCGTTCCGCTGCTGACAGAGAAGCTGAAAGAGTACATGGCTGCTAAGAACTAA
- a CDS encoding electron transfer flavoprotein subunit beta/FixA family protein, with the protein MKVVVCIKQVPDTKGGVEFNPDGTLNRAAMLAIMNPDDKAGLEAALRLKDQYGAEVTVVTMGLPKAEDVLREALAMGADNAILVTDRVLGGADTWATSQTLAGAIRNLDYDLIITGRQAIDGDTAQVGPQLSEHLGIPVISYTQELKVEGDSVIVKRQYDDRYHMLKAKMPCLLTALAELNEPRYMTPGGIFEACAKEITVWGRKDLKDVEDSNLGLKGSPTQIAKASDKVRKGKGETVNLDVAESVDYIMNKLQEKHII; encoded by the coding sequence ATGAAAGTAGTTGTTTGCATAAAGCAGGTACCCGACACAAAGGGCGGGGTTGAGTTTAATCCCGATGGAACACTTAACAGAGCAGCTATGCTTGCAATCATGAATCCGGATGACAAAGCCGGCCTTGAGGCAGCACTGAGATTAAAAGACCAGTACGGCGCAGAGGTTACCGTAGTAACCATGGGACTTCCGAAGGCAGAGGATGTACTTCGTGAGGCACTGGCAATGGGCGCAGACAATGCGATCCTTGTAACAGACAGAGTACTGGGCGGAGCAGATACATGGGCAACATCCCAGACACTGGCAGGAGCTATCAGAAACCTGGACTACGATCTGATCATCACAGGCCGTCAGGCAATCGACGGAGATACCGCACAGGTAGGCCCGCAGCTTTCCGAGCACCTTGGAATCCCGGTAATTTCCTATACCCAGGAGCTGAAGGTAGAGGGAGACAGCGTAATCGTAAAGAGACAGTATGATGACAGATATCACATGCTGAAAGCAAAAATGCCGTGCCTGCTGACAGCACTGGCAGAGTTAAACGAGCCTCGTTATATGACACCGGGCGGAATCTTCGAAGCATGCGCAAAGGAGATCACTGTTTGGGGAAGAAAAGACCTGAAGGACGTAGAGGATTCCAACCTTGGACTGAAGGGATCCCCGACCCAGATCGCAAAAGCATCTGACAAAGTCAGAAAGGGCAAAGGCGAGACAGTAAATCTTGATGTAGCAGAGTCTGTAGATTACATCATGAACAAGCTTCAGGAAAAGCATATTATCTAA